The DNA segment TTACAAACCGCTGTTAAAATATTCGGACCATATAATGTAACCACGCATCTAATAATAGGTTTAGGTGAAAGCGAGAAAGAAGCTGTGGACTTCATGTTTAAAATGAAGAAAAAGGGTGTAAACGTAGGTTTATTCGCGTTCACTCCATTGAAGGGAACAAATTTACAGGAGTTAAAACCTCCTTTAAAAGAAGCTTATAGACGGCTTCAATTAGCTAGATGTCTTATCTTCAACGAAAATACTAGCATAAACCAGTTTATATTTGATGAAGAAGGCCGCATAAAGAATATATTAATACCTGTTGAAAAAATTAACAGAATAATTGTGTCCGGTATACCTTTCCTCACTTCAGGTTGCCCTGGTTGCAATAGACCCTACTATAATGAAAGAGTTTCAGGGCCGATATATAATTATCCTTCAATAGAGCTTGTGAAAAAAGATATCCAAAAAATTAAGATAGAATTGGAGGGTTTAATTAAATGATTTGGAGAGTTATACCGCTTACAGTTAATAAAGCCGCAGTTAATATGGCTATAGATAGCGCTATTTTAGATGAAGTTTCAGTGGGTAGAAGTCCGCCTACGCTAAGATTATACAGATGGAAGCCTTCAGCGGTGTCCGTAGGATATTTTCAAAGCGTAAATGAGGAAGTGGACGTCGAAGCCTGCAAGAAGAGCGGAGTGGATATAGTTAGAAGGATAACCGGGGGTGGAGCGGTCTACCATTCATACGAAGGAGAAATCACTTATAGTGTGATTGTCCCGGAAAACTATGAAGGGATACCCAAAGATATAATCAGCTCCTATGAACTTATCTGTAGCGGGATAGTTAAAGCTTTAAGTTGGCTTGGTTTAAAAGCTGAATTTAAACCTGTAAACGACATACAAGTAGACGGTAAAAAAATATCAGGTAACGCTCAAACTAGAAGGAAGGGAGTAATATTACAGCATGGAACCATATTACTAGATTTAAATGTAAAAGAAATGTTTAATTTTCTGAAAGTCTCAAAAGAGAAAATATCAGATAAACTTATAAAATCAGTTGAGGAGCGGGTGGCATCTTTAACTACTCTGACAGGGGTTAAACCTGATTTCACAAAAATATCCCAGCTGCTTATTAAAGGTTTCTCAGAGAGCTTAAAGTTCAACTATAAGTTTAACAGTTTAACACCTATAGAAGAGACGCTTGTAAAAGAATATGAAGTAAACCAGTTTAATAATATTAAATGGGTTTTCAGAAGGTAGAATAATGAATAAAGCGGAGCTTAAAGTTAAAGGCGGCAAGCTTATAAAATGTAGAATAGAGTTGGAAGATAATAATATAAGAAGCGTAAGATACACGGGAGACTTCTTTCTCCATCCTGAAGAGTATATTGAAAAGCTTGAAGAATCTTTAACCGGTGTAGCAGCGTCTCCTGAGAGGGTTAAACAAATAATAGAGGATTTTTTCAAAAAACCTGAAATAACGCTTATAGGAGCTTCGCCTGAAGATTTTGTTAAAGTCACCCTTACTTGTTTAGAGGCACTTGAATGAACTTGGAGCTATTATATAACACGGGTAAAACGGGTAAACATCTCAGCATAGTGGAGGCTGAGATGCTTTTCCAACAGGGTGAAGTATCAAATCAGCAGCTAAGCGATATTGCAGTGAAGTATTTTCATAAAAATTTTGAAAACGCAATCAAATTATTCTATCCTGGTTTAAAATTTTCTGCAATATCTTTAACAGATAACTTCTGCCAGCTTAAATGTGATCATTGCAATCTTAAGTATCTTGAGCATATGAAACGTTTATCAGATTATACCTCACTTTTCGATTTCGCTAAGAAAATGGAGGAGAAAGGTGCTTTAGGAATTTTAGTAAGCGGTGGCTGTGATCTGGAGGGCGCTGTGCCTTTAGATATGTTCTTAGACGACCTATCTAGAATAAAACAGGAGACTAAACTTGTTGTAAACGTTCACACAGGTTTAATAAAAAACAGCTCGATAAGAGAGCTTGCTAAAACAGGTGTAGACGTGGTTTCTTTCGATGTTACTGGGGATGATGAAGTTATTAGAAGTGTTTTCCATTTAAATAAGTCTTCAAAAGATTACCGGAATACTTTTCATGCTTTGAAAAAATCTGGGCTAAATATTGTACCACATATATGTCTAGGTTTAAATAAAGGTGTTATAGGAAATGAGTTTAAAGCGCTAAGAATTTTAGAAGAGTTTAATCCAACTTTAATAGTGATTATAATATTTACTCCCACCGCTGGGACACCGCTTCAAAACATTAAGCCGCCTTCAAGCTCTAGTATACAACGTTTTCTATCTATATTGAGGTTAACTTTTCCGGAGGCTGAGTTAAGCTTAGGCTGTATGAGACCGAGGGGTCTTTTTAAAAAAGAAATAGAAGTCGCTGCTCTGCGCTCAGGTTTTAATAGAATCACTTCACCTTCCAGCGCAGTGAAACACTACGCGGCAGAGTTGAACATTAAAGTAGAAAAATTTTATGGATGTTGTAGCCTACCTGGTAGTCTCCTTTCTTCTTTTAAAATAGTCTAAGATTATGTCCATGAGCTTGGCTGCAACCTCCCTTTTATGAGTTAAAGGTATGTGGTGAACTTTCATTTCGTGGTCGACAACATATAATTCGTTAGTTAAAGACTTAAAGCCTCTACCCTCTTTTGAAACATCGTTTGCAGCGATTAAATCTAAATCCGATTCTTTAAGTTTGTTATAAGCTCTTCTCACAAGCTCTTCTTCGCTTACATTTGTTTCAGCTTTAAAACCAACTAAAAAAACATCTCTATCTACTTTTCTGATCTCGTTAATTATTTTAGGTAAAGGTTTAAGCTGAACTGTAAGCTCGGTTTTACCGGTTGGAATCTTATATTTTTCAGTGTTTGCAGGCCCGTAATCTGCTACAGCTGCAGGGTGAATTATGATATCATATTTACTGGTTTTAATTTCATTTAATATCGCTTGAAGCATCTCAGCCCC comes from the Candidatus Odinarchaeum yellowstonii genome and includes:
- a CDS encoding lipoate--protein ligase family protein — translated: MIWRVIPLTVNKAAVNMAIDSAILDEVSVGRSPPTLRLYRWKPSAVSVGYFQSVNEEVDVEACKKSGVDIVRRITGGGAVYHSYEGEITYSVIVPENYEGIPKDIISSYELICSGIVKALSWLGLKAEFKPVNDIQVDGKKISGNAQTRRKGVILQHGTILLDLNVKEMFNFLKVSKEKISDKLIKSVEERVASLTTLTGVKPDFTKISQLLIKGFSESLKFNYKFNSLTPIEETLVKEYEVNQFNNIKWVFRR
- a CDS encoding radical SAM protein — encoded protein: MNLELLYNTGKTGKHLSIVEAEMLFQQGEVSNQQLSDIAVKYFHKNFENAIKLFYPGLKFSAISLTDNFCQLKCDHCNLKYLEHMKRLSDYTSLFDFAKKMEEKGALGILVSGGCDLEGAVPLDMFLDDLSRIKQETKLVVNVHTGLIKNSSIRELAKTGVDVVSFDVTGDDEVIRSVFHLNKSSKDYRNTFHALKKSGLNIVPHICLGLNKGVIGNEFKALRILEEFNPTLIVIIIFTPTAGTPLQNIKPPSSSSIQRFLSILRLTFPEAELSLGCMRPRGLFKKEIEVAALRSGFNRITSPSSAVKHYAAELNIKVEKFYGCCSLPGSLLSSFKIV